In Cryptomeria japonica chromosome 10, Sugi_1.0, whole genome shotgun sequence, a genomic segment contains:
- the LOC131077797 gene encoding uncharacterized protein LOC131077797 isoform X1 has protein sequence MALSALRSPTVSSQFSLHKYGKLYNRPTLSHWNSIHKCRRQFQSKCRALRWETDSSITHESQPKEFDGDLDSLVTMTEAEEEDTSIDERESISKQNENETLMLSVAPLSYLVLAALPGADTIRSVFGPFAELVKTWNLPDWLVHWGHPGNMAVVLFAMGGYGSYLGWQIRLSDDVEVKAKAKDLHPKLLAGMFFFFALGATGGITSLLTSDKSILESPHAITGLIGLSLLTIQTILPALFEGNPNLRNVHGFLGSGIMTLFLIHSVLGLQLGLSF, from the exons ATGGCCCTTTCTGCTCTAAGATCTCCGACTGTTTCTAGTCAGTTTTCTCTGCACAAATATGGCAAATTGTACAACAGACCCACATTGTCCCATTGGAATTCTATTCACAAATGCAGAAGGCAATTTCAATCAA AATGCAGGGCTCTAAGATGGGAAACGGATTCCTCAATTACTCATGAAAGTCAGCCTAAAGAGTTTGATGGGGATCTTGACTCTCTGGTTACCATGACTGAAGCAGAAGAAGAAGACACAAGTATTGATGAAAGGGAAAGCATTTCTAAGCAGAATGAGAATGAGACGCTAATGCTTTCAGTTGCCCCTCTGTCTTATCTCGTTCTTGCTGCACTTCCTGGTG CTGACACTATTAGGTCTGTTTTTGGACCATTTGCGGAATTGGTGAAGACATGGAATTTGCCAGATTGGCTTGTTCATTGGGGTCATCCAGGAAATATG GCTGTGGTGCTGTTTGCTATGGGAGGTTATGGCTCTTATTTGGGTTGGCAAATCCGCCTATCAGATGATGTG GAAGTTAAAGCCAAGGCAAAGGATTTACATCCTAAGCTCCTAGCAGGTATGTTTTTTTTCTTTGCTCTTGGAGCCACTGGTGGAATCACTTCCCTTCTGACTTCAGACAAGTCCATTCTTGAGAG TCCCCATGCAATTACAGGTTTGATTGGCCTATCTCTCCTCACAATTCAGACAATTTTGCCAGCTTTGTTTGAA GGCAATCCAAATCTTCGTAATGTACATGGGTTTTTAGGCAGTGGAATTATGACGCTGTTTTTGATACATTCTGTTTTAGGTCTGCAATTGGGTCTTAGTTTCTGA
- the LOC131077797 gene encoding uncharacterized protein LOC131077797 isoform X2, producing MALSALRSPTVSSQFSLHKYGKLYNRPTLSHWNSIHKCRRQFQSKCRALRWETDSSITHESQPKEFDGDLDSLVTMTEAEEEDTSIDERESISKQNENETLMLSVAPLSYLVLAALPADTIRSVFGPFAELVKTWNLPDWLVHWGHPGNMAVVLFAMGGYGSYLGWQIRLSDDVEVKAKAKDLHPKLLAGMFFFFALGATGGITSLLTSDKSILESPHAITGLIGLSLLTIQTILPALFEGNPNLRNVHGFLGSGIMTLFLIHSVLGLQLGLSF from the exons ATGGCCCTTTCTGCTCTAAGATCTCCGACTGTTTCTAGTCAGTTTTCTCTGCACAAATATGGCAAATTGTACAACAGACCCACATTGTCCCATTGGAATTCTATTCACAAATGCAGAAGGCAATTTCAATCAA AATGCAGGGCTCTAAGATGGGAAACGGATTCCTCAATTACTCATGAAAGTCAGCCTAAAGAGTTTGATGGGGATCTTGACTCTCTGGTTACCATGACTGAAGCAGAAGAAGAAGACACAAGTATTGATGAAAGGGAAAGCATTTCTAAGCAGAATGAGAATGAGACGCTAATGCTTTCAGTTGCCCCTCTGTCTTATCTCGTTCTTGCTGCACTTCCTG CTGACACTATTAGGTCTGTTTTTGGACCATTTGCGGAATTGGTGAAGACATGGAATTTGCCAGATTGGCTTGTTCATTGGGGTCATCCAGGAAATATG GCTGTGGTGCTGTTTGCTATGGGAGGTTATGGCTCTTATTTGGGTTGGCAAATCCGCCTATCAGATGATGTG GAAGTTAAAGCCAAGGCAAAGGATTTACATCCTAAGCTCCTAGCAGGTATGTTTTTTTTCTTTGCTCTTGGAGCCACTGGTGGAATCACTTCCCTTCTGACTTCAGACAAGTCCATTCTTGAGAG TCCCCATGCAATTACAGGTTTGATTGGCCTATCTCTCCTCACAATTCAGACAATTTTGCCAGCTTTGTTTGAA GGCAATCCAAATCTTCGTAATGTACATGGGTTTTTAGGCAGTGGAATTATGACGCTGTTTTTGATACATTCTGTTTTAGGTCTGCAATTGGGTCTTAGTTTCTGA